DNA sequence from the Halorussus limi genome:
TAGATGTGGGCGTCGCGCAGGTACAGATTACGACGCAATCCAGAAGTAGCGGTACCACTGTCCAAGTTACACAACGCGAGAGACGACGGACATATGTGTCGGTCGTGCGCGAACCCGTTGGAAAAGCCGTCACTCGGTAATCTCCGGGACGCCCTCAACTTCGATTCGCGCACCGCCATCGGACCCAGTCGTCGCCGACACGTCCCATCCGTGCGCGTCCACAATCTGTTCGACGATCGCCAGTCCCAACCCAGTTCCGTCTTTCGACATCGAATACTCCGAAGAGAAGATTTCACCGTCTCCATCGTCCGGCAGTCCGTGCCCGTCGTCCTCGACGGCGAACCCGTCGGCAAGTTTCAGCACGCGAATTGTGACGTCATCGCCGCCGTGGTCGATGGCGTTCCGGAGCAGATTCTCGACCAACTGTTGCAGTCTCCCCGGGTCCGCCTCTAATTTCCTCTCACAGTCGAGGTTGAGCGTCGCATCGGCCGTCTCGACGTTCGTCCACGCGCGTTCGACGACCTCGTCGAGACGGACTCGTTCGGGGTCGTCGACGACCTGTCCCTGACGAGCGAGGGTCAGCACCTCCTGAATGATGGTCTCCATTCTGTCGAGCGACGTCGACACCTTCTCCAGTCGGTCGACTTCCGACGGTTGCGCGCGTTGGTCGGAGTTCTCCGTCAGGCCCTCGACGACGAGTTGTAGATTCCCCTGCGCGACGTTGAGCGGATTCCGGAGGTCGTGAGAGACGATGCTGGCGAACTCCTCGAGTCGGTCTTTCTGCTGGCGGAGGTGTGCCTCGCTCTCCCGTATCTGTTGTTCGCGTTCGACTCGCGTCAAGGCCTCCGTCGCGTGAGAGAGCAGGAGTTCCGCGAGTTCGATGTCCTGTTCGTCGAAGAACCCGACCTCGTCGGCGACCGCCTGAAAGACCCCGTGTTCGCCGATGGGGACGCTGATTATCGACCGGTAGTCGGCCTGTGGCTTGGCTTCGGGTACCGTCTGGATGTCGTCGTACCGATAGGACTCTCCGGTGAGATACGTCTTCCCGGCGATGCCTTCCGTTACTGACATCGGGGGCGTCTCCTCGGAGAGAATCTCACTCGACATGCTCCTCGTTTCGAGCATCCCTCCTTCTTCGAGATCGACGATGCAGGTGTCGAACGAGAGGATGCGCTCGGCCGCATCGACGGTGAGATCGCAGATTCCCTGTTCGGACGTACAGGCCTCGATTTCGGTCGCGATTCCGTGTAGCTGTTCGATTTTCCGGTTCGTCGACCGAAGTTCCCGCGAGAGTCGTCGGTGAGTGGCCTCGCGGTCGGCCCGTTCCAACGCCGCCTCCGTACTCGTCGCGAGGAGTTCGAGGAAATCGCGGTCTATGTCGTCGAACGCTCGCGGTTCCGTCGCCCCCGAGATGAGGAGCCCCTGACTGCCCAGCGGAAGTATCGCTTCGCTCCGAATCGCGGTGTCGGAGTTGTACACCTCCTCAGCGACTCGCAGGTCGTCGAACACCGCGGGTTCGCGGTTCTCGAACACCTTCCACGCGAGGCTGTTACCCGGCTCGAACGTCGGAATGGTGTCGATGATCGCCTCGCTCTCGTCCGTGTGCGTCACCGGGTCGAGTCGGTTCTCCGCCTCGTTCGACAGCCACGCGCCGGTAATCGGGAGTCCGAGTTCGCTCTGGGCCGCTCGGACCGCGATGCGACAGATCTCCTCCTTCGTCTCGGCCCGCATCAGTTCGCGGGTCGTATCGTGTAAGGTTTCGAGCGTCTGCTCGTACTCCTTCTGGTCGGACACGTCGCGGGCGAATCCGAGAATCGCGTCGTCGCCCTCGTGTGTAATCCAGTGGGTGTTCAGTTCGCAGTGGCGCGTCTCACCGGATTTCGTCTCGATTTTCGCCTCGTACATCTCCGGCACGTCTCGTCCGTCCTTTCGTCTCGCGACTCTCTCCCGCACTCGCTCGCGGTCGTCCGGATGGACGAGCGTGAAGATGTCCTTCTCTCGGAGTTCCGATTTCCCGTAGCCGGTGAGTTCACAGGCGCGCTCGTTGACGAACACGAGTTCCGACTCCTGATAGATGAATACGGCGTCGTGAGACTCCTCGACGAGTGTCTGGTGACGGTGTTGGCTCTCCGCGAGCGCCTGTCTCGACCGGTAGCTCTCGACGGCGTTCACGATACGGTTCGCGAGCACGGTGTACTGGTCGGTCCCGGTCTCTTTCTGGAGGTACTCGGTCACGCCGTCGGAGATGGCCTCGCTGGCGATTTCTTCGCTTCCGCGTCCAGTGAACAGGATGAACGGTCGGTCGCTGTGTTCCTCGCGGACGGCGTCGAGCAGTTCGAGTCCGTCCATCTCGGACATGTTGTAATCGCTGACGATGCAGTCGAACTCCTCGTCTTCGAGCAGTTCGAGCGCCTCCCGGCCGGTGTTCGCAGTAGTGACCGCGATACGCTCGCGTTCACGTTCGAGATAGGTTTCGACGAGGTCCGCGAAGTCCGAGTCGTCGTCGACGTGGAGGACACGGATGGGCGACGACTGGGAATCTGTCATGGTCGGAATCACTCGCCACGCGCACAATAAGTGTTTACGCTGCGGCAGAAGTGAAGCGGCGTATCGAAAGCCGACGAAAAGTCGACGAACCATCGGTTCGTTCGTCGATGCGGACTGCGACAACCGGCGCGAGGATTTGTAATACTTCTCACTCATGCCGGCGAACAGCCAGATATTAAGAAATTCGACACGACCCGGTGTAGTTTTCGGTGTGTCAGGTCGGACGTAAGTACAACAGTTTAGAAATCGCAACTCACCGGAGTAACTATATGGAGGATTTAGTAAATCTCCGTACGAATGGTATCAGACTTATCTAGGCGAAGATATTTACAACTGACGGCCGGTTCGGTACCGGTGGCCACCGGCCTCACGGGGTGTCTCGGTGGTTCGATCGGGTCCTCGTCCATCACGTTAGGGGCTATTCTCCCGCTGTCGTCGTCCGTATTGGGTCCGATTGCCGAGGACCACCGCGAGTCGCTCAGACAGGCGGTCGAAGACATCAACCGAGCGGGAGGGCCGCTCGGTCGGAGCGTGGAACTCGCGTTAGAGAAGACCGACGGCACCCCGAAGGCGACGAAGGCGGCGTTCGACTCGCTCGTCGACCGGGGAGCAGTCGGCCTCGTCGGACCGCTCACGTCCGGCAACTCGCTGGCGCTCGCCGACCGACTCGGCGAGGAGCGGGTGATGGGCGTCAGCCACTCCGCGACGAATCCGAAACTCGAAACCGCGGGGGTAGCCGGGGAGACCAAGTTCTTCGGCCGGACGACGGCGAACGACGCTCAGCAGGCGACGGTGATGGCAAAAATCCTCGTCGAAGGACGCTACATCGGGGCCGAGAAAGCCGCGATTCTCTACATCGACAACGCCTTCGGCGGCGGACTCGCCGACGAAATCGAGCGCGTCGCGTCCGGGATAGAGACGGTGCGGATACCGTTCTCCGCCGGGAAAGACTCGTACGACGAGGAGATTAGCGCGCTGATGGACTCCGGAGCGGACGCCGTCGCGTTCATCAACGTCCCCGGCAACAACACGGTCGTCGAGGCGCTCGGAGAGAGCGACTACGAGGGCCAGACGGTCCTGTCGACCGGATACCTGACCGGCGATACCCCCGACTACATGGACGGTATGTACAGCGCGTCCGTGGCGGAGGCCGACGCCGCGGGCGAAGTCGAACTGCAACAGAAGTTACGGGACGCCGCACCGCTGACGGCGTACACGCTCCAGTGCTACGACGCGCTGTTCCTCCAAGCGCTCGCCATCGAGCGGGCGGGAGAAGCCACCGGAACGGCCATCAGCGAGAACCTGCGCGTGGTGTCCGGCGGTCGAGGACACACCGTCTCCGTCGACGACTTCGGCCGCGCGGCGGACCTGTTCGCCGCGGGACGCGAGGTCAACTATCAGGGCGCGTCGGGCGGGGTCGACCTGAACGAGAACCTCGAACCGCTCAACCCCTACGTCGTCGAACGGGTCGAGAACGGGTCGGTGACGCAACTGGAGCTACTGCAGGAGTCGTACTTCGAGGGAGGGCGAGCCTAATGAGCAAACCGAATCGAAAGTGGCTGGACGGACTCACGACCCGCATCGAACGGCTGTTACCCGCGCGACTTCGCCAGAGCTACGCAGCGAAGTTCGGAGCGGTGTTACTCGGGGTGGTACTGCTCATGCTCGTCGTCGGCGTCTACGTGCAGGTGCAGGCCGGCGACATCGTCCGCGAGGACACCCGCGCCGAAATCAGCGGCGCCGCGACCGACGAGGCGGAGGCGTTGCAGAAGTGGGTCACTCGCCAGCGTTCCACGACGCGGTTCCTCGCCGACTCCGTCGGCCGGGAGATGTCGACCGCCGAGCGCCGAGCACTCGTCGAACGCGAGTTCATCGACCTGTCGAGCGAAGTGCAGGCGATTCACTACGTCGATACTTCCAGCGGTGAAGTCCTCGCGAGTACGACCGACAGCACGGTCGGGACGACCCCGTCCGCGTCGCAGGCCGCCTGGGCCGGCGGGTCGGTGTCGTTCGACGCCCCCGACGACGTGGTCGTCACCGCCCCGTACAGAGTTGGCGAGGAACCGGTCGTCGCGTTCGCGACGCCGACGGGCGAACCGAACCGGATGCTCGTCCTGACCGCCTCGCTCGCCGAGCGGTCCCACGACCTGTCGTCGCCGACGGCGACCGGCGACATCAAAGTCGTGAACGAGGACGGCACTATCGTCTTCGACAACCGAAACAACCGCCTGCTGAAGACGTACGCGGGCGATTCGAGCGTCATCCAGAAGGGCCTGGTCGGCGAGAGCGGGGTCAGCGGCATGCCGGTCCTCCCGATGCTCGACAGTGGCGGGAACGTCCGCGCCTACACTCCCGTAGTGGGCACCGACTGGGTGCTGTTGTATCACGTCCCGACCAGCGACGCGCTCGCGGTCCAGTCCAACGTCTCCGAGAACATCCTGTTGATGGTTCTGGCGACGGTGCTCGGACTGGCGCTCGTCGGCGTCACCATCGGGCGCGGGACCGCGAGGTCGCTCACCGAGGTCGCGGACACCGCGGACGAAATCGCGTCGGGGAAACTCGACGTCGAACTCCCGGAGACGACTCGGGACGACGAGATGGGACGGCTGTTCGAGTCGTTCGAGTCGATGCGGCGGTACCTGAATACGGTCGCGGACCAGGCCGACGCGCTGGCGAACCAGAACTTCGACGCCGACGCCTTCGACGAGTCGGTGCCGGGCACGTTCGGCGAGTCGCTGGCCCAGATGCGCCACGACCTCGAAGAGATGGTGACGAACATCGAGCAGGCCCGCGCCGAGGCCCAGAGCGCCAAGGCCGAGGCCGAGGAGATGAACGACGCGCTCGAACGGAAGGCGGCCGAGTTCGGCGACGTGATGGAGCGGGCCGCCGCCGGCGACCTGACCCAGCGCATGGACCCCGGTTCCGAGAGCGAGGCGATGACCGAAATCGCCGAGGAGTTCAACGCGATGATAGCGCAACTCGAATCCACCATCGCGGACGTGAGCGAGTTCGCGGAGACCGTCGCGGCGTCGAGCCAAGAGGTGACCGCGAGCACCGCGGAAATCGAGGACGCGAGCCAGCAGGTCAGCGAGTCGACGCAGGTGATGTCGTCGGCCGCCGAAGACCAGTCCGACCGCCTCGACGCGACCGCCGGGGAGATGAACGACCTCTCGGCGACCATCGAGGAGGTCGCGGCCTCTGCCGACCAAGTGGCGCAGGCGGCGACCCACACCGAGGAGTTGGGCCAGCAGGGCCGCGAGG
Encoded proteins:
- a CDS encoding methyl-accepting chemotaxis protein, which codes for MSKPNRKWLDGLTTRIERLLPARLRQSYAAKFGAVLLGVVLLMLVVGVYVQVQAGDIVREDTRAEISGAATDEAEALQKWVTRQRSTTRFLADSVGREMSTAERRALVEREFIDLSSEVQAIHYVDTSSGEVLASTTDSTVGTTPSASQAAWAGGSVSFDAPDDVVVTAPYRVGEEPVVAFATPTGEPNRMLVLTASLAERSHDLSSPTATGDIKVVNEDGTIVFDNRNNRLLKTYAGDSSVIQKGLVGESGVSGMPVLPMLDSGGNVRAYTPVVGTDWVLLYHVPTSDALAVQSNVSENILLMVLATVLGLALVGVTIGRGTARSLTEVADTADEIASGKLDVELPETTRDDEMGRLFESFESMRRYLNTVADQADALANQNFDADAFDESVPGTFGESLAQMRHDLEEMVTNIEQARAEAQSAKAEAEEMNDALERKAAEFGDVMERAAAGDLTQRMDPGSESEAMTEIAEEFNAMIAQLESTIADVSEFAETVAASSQEVTASTAEIEDASQQVSESTQVMSSAAEDQSDRLDATAGEMNDLSATIEEVAASADQVAQAATHTEELGQQGREAAQAAIDEMQRIESGTESTVAQMEELESDIARIGEVVELIRSIAEQTNMLALNANIEAANTDGSSDGFEVVANEVKDLANETKDAVGDIDDRIEDIQSGATRTVEDVRETREAVSEGTQTVREAQEALEEIVDNVEETTDGVREISDAADDQSTTTQEVVGMVDEITDISDETADEATDIAAATEEQTASLRQVSRSAEELAEKAESLAATVDRFEVHRERDPVAPRN
- a CDS encoding ABC transporter substrate-binding protein is translated as MATGLTGCLGGSIGSSSITLGAILPLSSSVLGPIAEDHRESLRQAVEDINRAGGPLGRSVELALEKTDGTPKATKAAFDSLVDRGAVGLVGPLTSGNSLALADRLGEERVMGVSHSATNPKLETAGVAGETKFFGRTTANDAQQATVMAKILVEGRYIGAEKAAILYIDNAFGGGLADEIERVASGIETVRIPFSAGKDSYDEEISALMDSGADAVAFINVPGNNTVVEALGESDYEGQTVLSTGYLTGDTPDYMDGMYSASVAEADAAGEVELQQKLRDAAPLTAYTLQCYDALFLQALAIERAGEATGTAISENLRVVSGGRGHTVSVDDFGRAADLFAAGREVNYQGASGGVDLNENLEPLNPYVVERVENGSVTQLELLQESYFEGGRA
- a CDS encoding GAF domain-containing protein; amino-acid sequence: MTDSQSSPIRVLHVDDDSDFADLVETYLERERERIAVTTANTGREALELLEDEEFDCIVSDYNMSEMDGLELLDAVREEHSDRPFILFTGRGSEEIASEAISDGVTEYLQKETGTDQYTVLANRIVNAVESYRSRQALAESQHRHQTLVEESHDAVFIYQESELVFVNERACELTGYGKSELREKDIFTLVHPDDRERVRERVARRKDGRDVPEMYEAKIETKSGETRHCELNTHWITHEGDDAILGFARDVSDQKEYEQTLETLHDTTRELMRAETKEEICRIAVRAAQSELGLPITGAWLSNEAENRLDPVTHTDESEAIIDTIPTFEPGNSLAWKVFENREPAVFDDLRVAEEVYNSDTAIRSEAILPLGSQGLLISGATEPRAFDDIDRDFLELLATSTEAALERADREATHRRLSRELRSTNRKIEQLHGIATEIEACTSEQGICDLTVDAAERILSFDTCIVDLEEGGMLETRSMSSEILSEETPPMSVTEGIAGKTYLTGESYRYDDIQTVPEAKPQADYRSIISVPIGEHGVFQAVADEVGFFDEQDIELAELLLSHATEALTRVEREQQIRESEAHLRQQKDRLEEFASIVSHDLRNPLNVAQGNLQLVVEGLTENSDQRAQPSEVDRLEKVSTSLDRMETIIQEVLTLARQGQVVDDPERVRLDEVVERAWTNVETADATLNLDCERKLEADPGRLQQLVENLLRNAIDHGGDDVTIRVLKLADGFAVEDDGHGLPDDGDGEIFSSEYSMSKDGTGLGLAIVEQIVDAHGWDVSATTGSDGGARIEVEGVPEITE